The Humulus lupulus chromosome 4, drHumLupu1.1, whole genome shotgun sequence genome has a window encoding:
- the LOC133829105 gene encoding uncharacterized protein LOC133829105 produces MINGTLFNTRERDNNRNTQNSGVSLVAKTVQVSSAKDKNPVECDMTFYGVVNEIWELDYITTRVPVFFCDWVKSDSGIIYEDFGFTLVNLNRIGHKSDRFILASQAKQVFYVNDPSDNQWSIVLPTQTREWNIKDGDLHDIPLGEELVTFTAIEDNDEVDDDCICFRENGEGLWVDDNGS; encoded by the coding sequence atgattaacggtactctatttaacactagggagcgcgataacaacagaaacacacaaaacagtggtgttagccttgttgctaaaactgtgcaagtctctagtgcaaaagataaaaatccagttgaatgtgatatgactttttatggagtagttaatgaaatttgggagttagattatatcacaactcgagtacctgttttcttttgtgattgggtgaaaagtgacagcggcataatatatgaagattttggtttcacattagttaatctaaatcgaattgggcacaaatctgatcgatttatattagcttcacaagcgaaacaagtattttatgtgaatgatccttcagacaaccaatggtcaattgttcttccaacgcaaacaagagaatggaacattaaagatggtgatttacatgatatacctctcggagaagaacttgtcacattcaccgcaatagaagataatgacgaagttgatgatgattgtatttgtttccgtgaaaatggtgaaggattgtgggttgatgataatgggtcttga